A window of Plodia interpunctella isolate USDA-ARS_2022_Savannah chromosome 3, ilPloInte3.2, whole genome shotgun sequence genomic DNA:
GGCGATACAGAGATTAAAACTCTTGAAATATTTGAGGGAAAAAAACgctcattttttatattttatttacagtaacTTTTGTCAAATgacttataattaatttaaaaaaaatccacaaCCTTCTGaatcaataaatcatttcaaaatcatttataccctgttattcagaaaaaaaaatgcctattttaagctaaattatgttttgttctGTCAATGCAACACAAAACACACTAGTGTAAAATAGGTATgccttaagtttttttttaaagggataaagtttatatttcaaattgataACATGAAGAAATCTTTGTTtgattttcattcaaatcgtAGTTCTGACAAGGGAGGAGCAGAATCCATAAAGGTCTCTTTATGGATCACCATAAAGGTCTATAAGGTGAAGTAAAAACAACAGTTGAATTaatatgtttgtgtgtgttgttgcaatatttatttatatttatttcgttactaattttaaacattcgcGTTACGTTATTAAACAGGTATTACACGCGCACGTACCTTTTATATCTCCGAAGTTTCAGCAAGTGTTACACAAAGCTCACTGAGTCAGTCGCTCGGTGGCACGGTCGTTGTAACACGACATGAAACGTCCGTAATAATAAATGgtacgtgcgcgtttaatacctgttttatgtaattttatttcgtaattatgcttaatttttaaatactaatgtgtttttgtttagataatatttacttCCATCCTTGCAAGGTAAGTACATCTAGTAGTAGACTACACTATACTGTTACACACATTGTCatagtaaaaagtaataaagcgttgtaactttttttctatagtttcCGTTTTAAATCGTTTATCTTAGATTTCTCCTTACAGTCGTATTTGTAATGGGTGAGGGTCGTTATTAAGTGGAATTAATCATACTTTCTAGGCAATATGAATGGAGTGCTTTGCCAGCCTTCTCCATTACATAAGTATAGTAGATTACAAATTATcgagagtgcaggtttcctcacgatgttttccttcaccggaagaaagtggtggtcgatgaaaaaattacatgttttcAAATAGTGGGcacaaattatgaaaattttgaaataactataatgttacaaaaacatgaGATCGAATAGCAATCAATTAAAACTTCGCTCCAGGCGAAAATGAACGCAGAATCAGTATTTCAAAATCGACTTACCCATTGTTCCAGTGACCAGCCAGTTCAGATACGAAATGTCTTCtgttctatttataattttagcataatttaaataaattactaactaCATTAAATGATTTACAGGTCGCTACAAGACGAGCCAGTGTTTGTAACGTGTGCACGAGATATCAATTGAAAATGGTGTATGGagtttttacaataaagtaggtaatttGATAGATCAtacatatactttttattaatgttgtaatttagattgtttttgtaataaaatttatatttaccctacattttttaattaagttagcAAGCAATATGTATGTACGCCATCTAGTGCCAAAACTAAGAACCAAGCATAGATTCTTTACTCTTGCTGTTGTATATTAAGTctgcaatatatttatcattgttGCGTGTTCACGGTTGCACCTGTGACGCACTGAATCCCCGACGggtttaaaataaacctttgaaTATTCGGCTGCTTTTTCAGGTTTTTATAGAAGTGTATTCACGAAGTACACGTGCGTGTTAGGTACTTACTGTCATATCATCCGCCATTTGTCGGCATCAGAAATATTCatgttatttgttttcacAGAACTTTCACTGTAAACTCGGCTTAACATTACTGTATCATACACCTACGTCATCATAGTTACTTTACCTACGTATATCTTCTTATTTGAGGTTGTGTAGACGTGCTTCAACTCGCGTAGCTCCTCTCGCTTGAAGCAGTTTTTCCTGGTTGTTACAGTGATAGTATCGCTGGattacatgtataatatttcgaTGATTGCTTTGTTGATAACCTCAAACTGCTCGAGTGTTTTTGAGTAAGAGCTTCTACTGCTACTCAGACTTTAGACTTTAATAATGATCGTGCGCAGGAGacctaaaaatttaatacGAGACCATACAAATGTACGGATTAATTATCTATTAAGTGTACATGAAACAGGCTTTTACATTGTTCGTGATAGCCAGCCGTATCTCCGATAGTTGAAGGTCGCTGGGAAAATGCCAACATTTAACGAAAAATATGAGCAGTTAttcattgtattttgtttttatttagctgCAATTTTgcgatattaaaatgtttttcatattttaatgaaatattataatttaatgggtgaaactcaacggcccacactaagcactgAGATTGCATAGCTTGTAGTGCTACTTGAGTTTAagaatagatttatttgagttttatgtaataaatatctgTGGTAATAAGTATATCATTTTAACTGTGCTGTAGAAAATGAAACATTATGTTCATTCGTTAGCACTTGAATATCATAAGTAAAGGCTGATTTACGTGCGAATGCAAACCAATGGTTGACCCGGGCGGTTGTAATCGCTTTGTGTAAACCAGCCTTGAGAGTCAggaaaaagtatgaaatagaaatcaaacaaaactttaaattgGGAACGGAATCGTTTATTGAACCCATCTGTAATAgtagataattaaattatattgttactcTACACATTTTGTACTGTtgaaagtacctacctatcaaTCTATCTCTTAGGTTAGAATGTACTAACAAATGCACTCCATACACAGGAATAACTATTTTATCGCCCATTGTGCTCCAAAATTATCCAATAGAGTAGATTCTTCAAAGCCATCTATTATGGTCTTTCATTCTGGAAAATTCTAGGACCACGTaaactattttagttttttattttcccgtggtgttataaatttgactCGACAAAGTACCTTATTATCCTCCAAAATTCAGTGGTAGTTACCAATCACAGTACCTCTTGGATCCTACGATTACATGATATAATggttattacataatttatgtgAAATGATACACGCCAATTCGTTTCGATGAATTTACAGGAAATTAATGTTCCTTATGTTACAATCCAAACTCTTTAATTCacaattgtttaataaataaaacgtattCTGTATTCGGATATTTTCACTGATGATACAAATATAACAACAGCGGGAGatgcaattaaatttataatatagaggAAGAAGATGCTAAATAAATGCTTGATTTTAGAGTCTGTCAAGaagattaagaaaatatataagggCTCTGTCTCCTGTAGGCTGGCCGAcaatgcaatggcaaaaaatttagttggtaaaaatcagttttcttcaTTTCCTTGACAGACTGCACGTAAATTTCCAATCAAAAAGCTAGGACACTACGAATTCGGTTTTGGACGGACGTTTTCACACCAAAAGCGGGTTTGCTAGTTCCCTCAGCGCATATATCCGAACACACGAAGACGTCCACAAAAGTCTCGAATATGCAAATTACCTACATCGTAGCTTACACtaacaagttaatattttaaatatcgagTCGACACTTCGtgatattcattaattatagGTATAAATCTTCCTTTATTGTCTTCAATCTTTACCATTAAACAAAGCGCTGGGGTAAAACGTAGTCGAGATTACACAGTTGGCTTATTACCAAAATTGGACTAAGAAAACGTTAGCCAGAAGGAAGAAAAGATCTTgtagaaataatgttttttaagaACTCGataatgtcaataaatataataaaaatcatataattatagaaaaatgtattttattaataatacagTATATTATTCCGGTTTTAAGAagaatatctatataaaagaataaagaTTAAATGTTTCTATCTTATGCTTTTTCTTAGTCCAAATGAAGTAAAAAGGATTTCTAAAATGAGATATAAAAGTGTCGCAGCGTAACAAGTGGTGGCAAACGATATTTTCTGAAGTTGCTTTGGTTCCGCCATACAATAACTAGGAAATAATACAATTCACACGTGTTTAGGTTTATAACCGTAAGACTACTCGCAAAGCAATCGAAAAGCTGACTTCGACTTGCGCTATAATgatcagttaaaaaaaaaataagtacattaagtTGACACTATTTTAGTCTGGACGTAAAAatgcttgtaaaatattataattacaatcaGAATATACAATCACGgttgctttttaaaattacacaaaataaaattacaatttgcgTTTGCATTCAAGTCGATTCTTAAAATACACGATCGTTGCTTaacgaaacaataaaattcatgATATGTACTTAAGTATACAGAAATTATGAACACTTGGCAaacgataaactcaataaaTAGCAATCAATGTcgtcataataattatatacactTAACATACTTTAGTACCCTTCGATTTAatggatttttataattttaatcgaTCGTTATAGTTGACTATCATTCAAAATAAGTGTAGTTCTTAATTCGATATTATTCGTAATcgacaatatttacataagtacctaggtattacGATTAGTAAATTGCAACAGCGAGATGCAGTCacatgtttttctttttaagtcGTTATTAGATCGAAAAGGATGCGGTTGCATCTCACCAGAGCGAGTTTAGGTGTACAGACTCTGAAACTCAGAACTTCACCCTTGAACCAACAGTACGCTTCGTTCGGTTAGAAAGGAAtccatttaaatgtatatgaaaataagtGGGACTTAcagtatatacaaaaatatcacattacTTCGAGGCCGCAGCTTTCATTACTTAGTCATTAGTTATTTCGTCTTCTTACCTAAGCTGTCTTGGTTCGAAGCGCGAGCCAGACATTGCAGGAAGTAATCATCAACCTTATTGCTATTGTTTTAGAAAGCTGTTTCGCTTGTTTGATGCATTTCAAGCATAAATCAATATTGGTATGTTCGATATTTCActgttacttttattaaaatctgaaCTTACAACACATTTGTACACAAAACAACGCATCAGTGCCATTTGTATTTAGTTACTTCCTCCCACACCTATTAAAGAAAACCTAGGAAGTATGTATAGACTATCCTATGTGCTTCGTCGTAGTTCTATAAGTCGAAAGTGAGACTACAACACCTATACAGATAAAATGTCTGGACATATCTAAAGCTGCAGCCCTGCGGATAGTGCAGCCACAGACGCTAcacatgaataaattatttggctCACCAATTCAATTTAAGACTGAACAGCGAATATTTTTCGCGCTAAACTTTTGCAAGCTGCTAACATATGCGGACATATCCCGCATCATGCGCAAAGCAatcgtaatatttatatacaaaacaaaaaacatcgCACGTTATAAACCCGCGGAATCGTCAGACGCGTGAGCGAGACAACCCCGTGCCGCTCACCATAAACTATCACATACGAGCgacatagaaaaatataatatccgCGTTATTGCTACACATAATTAACAGTCTTTGGTGTCCGGGGAGGAGCAGGAGAGGTCGTCGAGGAAGCGGAAGGCGGCGAGCGCGGCGCGCTCGGCGTCGCCGAAGCGCACGAACACGTCCGCGCGCTGCAGCACGCtcgggcgcgcgcgcgccgcccgcAGCGCGCCCGGCGCGCGGCTGTGAGCGGCCGCTGCCAACAGACACCACGCTAGCGCCCGCCGTCTGACAAGGGAGGAGCGTCAGCCCGCCTCGTCCCACTCCGACGGCAGACTCACAACGACCCACACGCCGCGCATTACTAATGGGTACAGCTCTTTTCGATGACACGAGGTCTGAAGGATACCCCTGGGAGTGCCACGGAAACTGTTCCTTGGTCCGTGGCACCCCTAAGTCAAATTATGATGGTAATCTCACTTTTTTGATATTACAAATGGTTACTACTCTTTTGAGGGTAACGTTACGTTCCTAGTTAATTCCGGTAAATAGAAACATTGTGGAAGTTCAAAAAGTATCAGCAggcaataattatttcaaatctcGTTACGAATTAGCCAATTCGACTAAAGGTctgataaatttatctttgttgAGCTACCCGCATTTGAAATGCGTTGCGTACGATACGACATCTACTCAAAATGAGGCGACAGAGTGAGATGGTGCGAGTGAGTGTGAGCGGAAACGAGTGACGTGGCTGGACGTGGCAAGACAtgatagataaaatagaatCGGCGCAAAACgttcatattcaaattaaattggcATAAAATATGGATAGGTAAGTCGTAAAGATGTATTTTGGAACGTTTAACGCTGAAAAACAACAGTAAGCAACATAAACCCTAAACCACCTTCAAAATGTCTTATATCTACGTTATACAACCATTACATGACCTTATCTTCTCATCTTATTGCATTATCATTATTgcagcatttttaatattattgttaggttgtaatttaattgataaattttcattctaattctttgttatttgtaaattatccGTACCCGTGGGAAATCCACGCGGTCGGATCTGCTGGTAAAAGTTAGTATTGTGATCAGAAAGATTTTTCTGTTAGCTCTTAAATAATATACGGTCATGATTATGGTTGTTTTATTTACCCATTTGATTTAACCTTAGTTAGTGACATATAAAGTGGAGGATAATGAGATTTCTTGATGGTGGTGTATGAGAGCTTGTCAAAAAAGTCAAACCCAGCCAtgtttggtaaatattttgaataacttttgtGATAAAAGAGAATTTGACTTTTTTAACATAACTGAAATTTCTATACTTTACACCATAAAATGACATTCATTAACTCTAAGGTAATttgataaaactaataaaaaaataaggaaaacaaaatttcgaaATGTTCCTCTATCATGCTTGATTAACTGAATGACGAAGGTCAACATTTGTGTAGATAAAAATCGTTTCTCTTACATTTTCTGCCCGTGAAATGAATCAAGCATCGTACAATAAAGGAACATAGCGCCGGTTTAGGCACAGAACGTCGATAACACAAAAACGAAGAGGTTAATtcatgtaaacaattttttttcgaaattactTGCTTACAAATACCTTATAAGAAAAAatcgaatttaaattttctatttcaaaactacgtatataaaaatattctaaaagtAGATTTGCGTCCCCGACGTCCTTTCCCTTCAAATACCAGAACACAACTAACCAGTTTTCTGCCTCCTCGAGCGGTGCAGCCGGTGCAGGCGGGAGTAGGGGGGCGGGGGCTCCGCGGGGGAGGAGCCGCACGAGGAGGGGGAGGAGTCGCTCGACGCCAGCATCACGTCCAGCAGGTTGGCTCGGGCCTGGACGTGGCgttgtttcaaattaaatataatccttgcaaaatattgtaacGGTCCTTACTGAAGAATAAGGCTCCTAATGAAGAGGATATATGGTGCTGTGCTTCTATCAGTAAGGGACAATATATCAAAAtggtttaaacaaaatgtcaGGGTGTATCGGCATGTCTTgccttttttatgttttcttcAAGCTCAAGCATAGCTTTGGAAACAACTTGAACGAACATCGAATTTTAATGGATAGCTTTGTCTCAACagcattgttttattaatccTCTGTACTTACATGAGTGAACCGTCTATGGGTTTACTAATGTAAAAAGACATCAGAACTTCAGAGTGAAAAAAGATAATGCTTCGACGTTTATAGAAAGGTGTTGACGGTTACCTTCGGGTCGCTGAAATCGATGTCCTTCTCAACGTGCACCCAGCCGGTGGGCGCCCACAGCGCGGCGTCGcgctgcgccggcgccggcgccgcgcgCTGCTCCGCGCCCGCCGACGACGTGGCGTCGTTCTGACGGATCATTCTggaaaatacatgttttaatattacgtATCGTAATGTTAGCACCAGTGACATGAGTTCTAACATAATTCCCATACTTATTTTGATCTATATAAGTTATAAGTTAGTTTATGATATTGATGTCGGTGAGACTTATTACTTTGAgagttattaaaatgtttgaagGAACTTTCAAGGAAGTATGATAAGTATGATATTGAATACTCGAAAAGTTACAAACCTGTTCAGTTCTTCGATGACATCTTTGGAAGTGGCAGCTTCATGAAAACTTAGCGTCTGATCTTGTTTGACGATAATTGGCTCAGGAACAGTAACAGTTGTTTCCGGACGTAATTTTCCGGCCACAGGAATCTTCGACCTAACTTTATTCGGGGAAGAAGGTGGACGCTTCCCACCCATGAGAGTCGGTATTCGGCTCTTTTCACTTTTAGGCCTAATTTCTTTTTGAGCCGCTTCGTTCTTATTACTTACTATCACAGTTTCAGCTGTAGAAGTGCTTGTTGTATTCGATTCAGTCATTTGAGGAGAACCCGTTTCAGGTGAGGAATTCTCTTCCTCTTCAGGAACAGTAACTAAAGCCACAGTGCTTCTTCTGCATGCACTCAGTACTTCATCTACAAGGGACATCTCCGTGTCTACGCTTGGAAATGTAAAACTTGTCGATTTGGTTAAAGCAGTTTCTATTTCTACCCTTTCATTTACCACTCcttgtttatttaacattatatttactatattttctttcaacgCCGAATTGTGTTCTACATTGCGACTAGAATCGGTAtcacttttttcttcttttatttgaGGTGCGGACAGATCTTCATCAACAGAAATGCTAACAtcaatgcttttatttatctcgtTCTTTCTTTGCACTTTTAAATGATGGTGTTCATCTATTTCGTTTTCTGTATTTTCTAATCGCAACATATCGTCGAAATAATCACCTGATTCTGCATATGGATCCTCACGTTCGATAAATCGTGGTGTTGATCTTGGCTCGGAAACTGTATCACAATGAATATGTTTTAGTCGATCGACCGGTATCACATCGCAGGATTCGTTTTCAGAGAAACTGCCGAATGAGTCTGGTCGTAGTCTATCTTCTGATACTTCGCTGCGGGGTCCAACAGAATCGTCGTCGAAATCTGCAGCGGCGTAGGGAGGAGGCAACTCGCGTATTTCAGACACAGGTCGCGATGATACTGAGTCCGATTCTTCTCTATCTCGACAATATTTTTGCTGTTCTGCTATAAAATGTAGAACATTTTGTAGCGCTTGCTCGCGATCTTGCAAAGCCATAGCTTGTACATCGTGAACTCTTAAATTATTTCCGGGCATGAGGTCTGGTGCGGGTATACCTCTCGAAGAGTTGGAAGCTAAACTTTTAGtactttcatatttaacaAGTCGATAAAAATCACGAGTAAAATCAACACCTATATTTGCACAATCACCATCTTCACTTAAAGCAGTACTAGACCTTTTATCTGGAACATCAGATTGGGTACTGGACCAAGAGCCCCCGGGAGACTGAGTACCTGAACATTCCCACCTTTTATCTGACGTATTTGCGTCATCTATTCTACATTCATCAATTTCAACAGTCGCAAACCCGCAATCATTCCAAAGACAATCACCAACGTCTTCTTCCAATTCTAATGCATCATCTTCTCTAATACTTGGCAATGTTGATAATGATATTTGTCCTGGGGTAGCGATTTCAGCAAATGGTGATTGCCTATCTCTGAGATCTTCACATGACAAGGATAGGCTCCAATCTTCGAGTTCAGCCCTATCATATTCTAAATCAGCTATATCTCTATGTCTTTGTTGTAATGCTGATCGAGCATCATCAAGTTCAAGCCAATGCTGAACATAATCTGCATCATATTGAGAGCCGTCAGCTCTTTCATCTGCAGTACTTCCCCAAGACACTCTTTCAGAACTTGTAGTTGATGCTATTGCCGGCCTCCTTAACGGTCTCTCAGGAGCAGGCTTTAGATCTAATACTAAAACTCCAGAACTGGGAGTTGGGCTATCTAGACAACTTGTAGGACAGGTTGTTCCTGCTAATAATTTCAAGCAGAGATGAGAGTCTGAGAAACTTCGTACGACGTGCTGAAATGGGAGGACGGGTCGAGATGGTGGATAGCTGCCTCTGACACCGGCAAATGCTACACctattggaaaataaatataatctgcATCTGCCATTAGCCTCGCATGACGGCGAGATTCTCTAGGATTGATGGATACTATAGTTTGGTTGTCAGTTTCGTCGGAAGCCTCATTTAGGTCTGGTAAAGCCCGATCCGCAGCGTGGTCACTCTGTCTTGAAGCGTCTGCTTGAACGTCGCTGGACATTGTAGAGTAACCTTCATCCTTCGCGCCGCTTTCAGGAGACTCGGCGCCTGCTTCGCCTTGCTCGCCAGTTTCTTCTTCTGTTACTTTTTCTCCATCAGTTCCCCGGACGGGGTCTGTGCAAGGTTGGGGCATGTTGAGGCTGAGAGTGGCGGGTCTCGCAGGAGCTGCCCAGAGAGTTGGGTCCACTGCTGATAGCGCTCGTGCTAAGTTAGCTGGTGTTACTTCCAATCCCTGGAAAATGATGGAAACATTATTGAATAAGTAGCAAGAAAATGTTTAACCTTTATTTAGACGATTAATCAATACTAGGTACAAATAATAGAGACCATACCTTGAGTTCAGTCCAGATATCGGCAAGTATCTGGTGCCGCCTCTTATCGTCCTGGCTGAGGGGGTGCGGGTGTTGCACaggcggcgcgggcggcgggGAGTCCCGAAACGAGACTAAAGAACCGCAGGAACCCACGTCTACTAGGTGCACtggaattttataaaaagtaacatatttttattaacagatttgtttttagatttttgCGTCATGcacatttaagttttttacctTTACAAATGTATTATGATATCAACAACTTTTTTTGCGCCTATAACTTATTTGCACGTCTtggaatttatttgtattccgAATTCTGCTGGTAGCTTCACGGGTAATGTAAGCCTACTTTGCAACCTTTACCTTGATAGTCGGCCTACCTTGCAAGTCCTTTGGCATAAACCATGTGAGAGGTATGTAAGGTATGACTGACGTCGTAGTAGCCTCAGAAAGAAGTCATATCTAGCGGCTGGTTCTGTTCGTCCAGCTCCCGTACTCTAGCTTGTCAGCTAAATTACCAGCTTACCTTGTAAGTCCCTTGGTGTGTGTGGTGTGAGGGGGG
This region includes:
- the LOC128682914 gene encoding uncharacterized protein LOC128682914 isoform X1; the encoded protein is MKFAAFNMFGVFIRKWKPKRTSNNERDESPCTDGNVSPEPPDRPPGKVRQIHPAEKPQMLAYDSSYRRKSKPNVLPLEENHYNHLANTNVAMTPLYPLTPNICVEGGKIEFIKSPPSSARNSLAMVSPPQTPLLARRGSRDKRDARIYDEPAEKSDEDKELLEKRIKQLEAQLEEEKRRTQKEKMAVTKLQNKLIKVWELKLTIFGIRKHRNGQIQSYMDNNTACSREGAARSDAERERRARSDWEARARAAEADAARLAGKLHAAQREIARMEETVRSLLQYKSRVETLKQEKASLSSALEASASHYQSQLSSLSAENERLRGQLSALSAGLGGDHERRLDDVAQQVVRALLSQKSVREELGCARARVRELEAQNRALSALLVRQLRPQPRPSPATPHTPLTPHTPRDLQVHLVDVGSCGSLVSFRDSPPPAPPVQHPHPLSQDDKRRHQILADIWTELKGLEVTPANLARALSAVDPTLWAAPARPATLSLNMPQPCTDPVRGTDGEKVTEEETGEQGEAGAESPESGAKDEGYSTMSSDVQADASRQSDHAADRALPDLNEASDETDNQTIVSINPRESRRHARLMADADYIYFPIGVAFAGVRGSYPPSRPVLPFQHVVRSFSDSHLCLKLLAGTTCPTSCLDSPTPSSGVLVLDLKPAPERPLRRPAIASTTSSERVSWGSTADERADGSQYDADYVQHWLELDDARSALQQRHRDIADLEYDRAELEDWSLSLSCEDLRDRQSPFAEIATPGQISLSTLPSIREDDALELEEDVGDCLWNDCGFATVEIDECRIDDANTSDKRWECSGTQSPGGSWSSTQSDVPDKRSSTALSEDGDCANIGVDFTRDFYRLVKYESTKSLASNSSRGIPAPDLMPGNNLRVHDVQAMALQDREQALQNVLHFIAEQQKYCRDREESDSVSSRPVSEIRELPPPYAAADFDDDSVGPRSEVSEDRLRPDSFGSFSENESCDVIPVDRLKHIHCDTVSEPRSTPRFIEREDPYAESGDYFDDMLRLENTENEIDEHHHLKVQRKNEINKSIDVSISVDEDLSAPQIKEEKSDTDSSRNVEHNSALKENIVNIMLNKQGVVNERVEIETALTKSTSFTFPSVDTEMSLVDEVLSACRRSTVALVTVPEEEENSSPETGSPQMTESNTTSTSTAETVIVSNKNEAAQKEIRPKSEKSRIPTLMGGKRPPSSPNKVRSKIPVAGKLRPETTVTVPEPIIVKQDQTLSFHEAATSKDVIEELNRMIRQNDATSSAGAEQRAAPAPAQRDAALWAPTGWVHVEKDIDFSDPKARANLLDVMLASSDSSPSSCGSSPAEPPPPYSRLHRLHRSRRQKTAAAHSRAPGALRAARARPSVLQRADVFVRFGDAERAALAAFRFLDDLSCSSPDTKDC
- the LOC128682914 gene encoding uncharacterized protein LOC128682914 isoform X6 encodes the protein MFNKNKYMETYPTYNNNNNGSYYKELLEKRIKQLEAQLEEEKRRTQKEKMAVTKLQNKLIKVWELKLTIFGIRKHRNGQIQSYMDNNTACSREGAARSDAERERRARSDWEARARAAEADAARLAGKLHAAQREIARMEETVRSLLQYKSRVETLKQEKASLSSALEASASHYQSQLSSLSAENERLRGQLSALSAGLGGDHERRLDDVAQQVVRALLSQKSVREELGCARARVRELEAQNRALSALLVRQLRPQPRPSPATPHTPLTPHTPRDLQVHLVDVGSCGSLVSFRDSPPPAPPVQHPHPLSQDDKRRHQILADIWTELKGLEVTPANLARALSAVDPTLWAAPARPATLSLNMPQPCTDPVRGTDGEKVTEEETGEQGEAGAESPESGAKDEGYSTMSSDVQADASRQSDHAADRALPDLNEASDETDNQTIVSINPRESRRHARLMADADYIYFPIGVAFAGVRGSYPPSRPVLPFQHVVRSFSDSHLCLKLLAGTTCPTSCLDSPTPSSGVLVLDLKPAPERPLRRPAIASTTSSERVSWGSTADERADGSQYDADYVQHWLELDDARSALQQRHRDIADLEYDRAELEDWSLSLSCEDLRDRQSPFAEIATPGQISLSTLPSIREDDALELEEDVGDCLWNDCGFATVEIDECRIDDANTSDKRWECSGTQSPGGSWSSTQSDVPDKRSSTALSEDGDCANIGVDFTRDFYRLVKYESTKSLASNSSRGIPAPDLMPGNNLRVHDVQAMALQDREQALQNVLHFIAEQQKYCRDREESDSVSSRPVSEIRELPPPYAAADFDDDSVGPRSEVSEDRLRPDSFGSFSENESCDVIPVDRLKHIHCDTVSEPRSTPRFIEREDPYAESGDYFDDMLRLENTENEIDEHHHLKVQRKNEINKSIDVSISVDEDLSAPQIKEEKSDTDSSRNVEHNSALKENIVNIMLNKQGVVNERVEIETALTKSTSFTFPSVDTEMSLVDEVLSACRRSTVALVTVPEEEENSSPETGSPQMTESNTTSTSTAETVIVSNKNEAAQKEIRPKSEKSRIPTLMGGKRPPSSPNKVRSKIPVAGKLRPETTVTVPEPIIVKQDQTLSFHEAATSKDVIEELNRMIRQNDATSSAGAEQRAAPAPAQRDAALWAPTGWVHVEKDIDFSDPKARANLLDVMLASSDSSPSSCGSSPAEPPPPYSRLHRLHRSRRQKTAAAHSRAPGALRAARARPSVLQRADVFVRFGDAERAALAAFRFLDDLSCSSPDTKDC
- the LOC128682914 gene encoding uncharacterized protein LOC128682914 isoform X7, whose amino-acid sequence is MFNKNKYMETYPTYNNNNNGSYYKELLEKRIKQLEAQLEEEKRRTQKEKMAVTKLQNKLIKREGAARSDAERERRARSDWEARARAAEADAARLAGKLHAAQREIARMEETVRSLLQYKSRVETLKQEKASLSSALEASASHYQSQLSSLSAENERLRGQLSALSAGLGGDHERRLDDVAQQVVRALLSQKSVREELGCARARVRELEAQNRALSALLVRQLRPQPRPSPATPHTPLTPHTPRDLQVHLVDVGSCGSLVSFRDSPPPAPPVQHPHPLSQDDKRRHQILADIWTELKGLEVTPANLARALSAVDPTLWAAPARPATLSLNMPQPCTDPVRGTDGEKVTEEETGEQGEAGAESPESGAKDEGYSTMSSDVQADASRQSDHAADRALPDLNEASDETDNQTIVSINPRESRRHARLMADADYIYFPIGVAFAGVRGSYPPSRPVLPFQHVVRSFSDSHLCLKLLAGTTCPTSCLDSPTPSSGVLVLDLKPAPERPLRRPAIASTTSSERVSWGSTADERADGSQYDADYVQHWLELDDARSALQQRHRDIADLEYDRAELEDWSLSLSCEDLRDRQSPFAEIATPGQISLSTLPSIREDDALELEEDVGDCLWNDCGFATVEIDECRIDDANTSDKRWECSGTQSPGGSWSSTQSDVPDKRSSTALSEDGDCANIGVDFTRDFYRLVKYESTKSLASNSSRGIPAPDLMPGNNLRVHDVQAMALQDREQALQNVLHFIAEQQKYCRDREESDSVSSRPVSEIRELPPPYAAADFDDDSVGPRSEVSEDRLRPDSFGSFSENESCDVIPVDRLKHIHCDTVSEPRSTPRFIEREDPYAESGDYFDDMLRLENTENEIDEHHHLKVQRKNEINKSIDVSISVDEDLSAPQIKEEKSDTDSSRNVEHNSALKENIVNIMLNKQGVVNERVEIETALTKSTSFTFPSVDTEMSLVDEVLSACRRSTVALVTVPEEEENSSPETGSPQMTESNTTSTSTAETVIVSNKNEAAQKEIRPKSEKSRIPTLMGGKRPPSSPNKVRSKIPVAGKLRPETTVTVPEPIIVKQDQTLSFHEAATSKDVIEELNRMIRQNDATSSAGAEQRAAPAPAQRDAALWAPTGWVHVEKDIDFSDPKARANLLDVMLASSDSSPSSCGSSPAEPPPPYSRLHRLHRSRRQKTAAAHSRAPGALRAARARPSVLQRADVFVRFGDAERAALAAFRFLDDLSCSSPDTKDC